A genomic stretch from Thermomonospora umbrina includes:
- a CDS encoding esterase-like activity of phytase family protein, giving the protein MRTRTFVLPAAAAVALAVSGVPAGTAAASAVGRPDRPGFCSPSASLLGFSDALDKSEVSGTAVSGLSALGLDGRGRAVALVDNIGTTPARIVEFSLRRGRNGLDVAASGATTLKRPDGTPYNGGDFDGEGLVIERGGRTVLASSESEPSIRRFRRGDGGQSAELPVPERFRVAPAGQAARNQTFESLAASPDGRTLYGGMEGSLAPDGPGAVRILSYRGRPGGAYEPAAQYAYRTDASLGLVELVALGDGGLLALERGFTAGVGNTVRVYRASTRGARDVTDVGSLRDEPGAALRKEPVVDLVDCPPSGATARQPQPNPLLDNVEGMALGGPASGGRRVLYLVSDDNGNAAQITRVYALSVRLGRMS; this is encoded by the coding sequence ATGAGGACCCGCACGTTCGTCTTGCCCGCGGCGGCGGCCGTCGCGCTCGCCGTGTCGGGGGTGCCGGCGGGCACCGCCGCGGCGTCCGCGGTGGGCCGTCCGGACCGGCCGGGGTTCTGTTCTCCGTCGGCGTCGCTGCTGGGCTTCTCCGACGCGTTGGACAAGTCCGAGGTGTCGGGGACCGCGGTGTCGGGCCTTTCGGCGCTGGGTCTCGACGGTCGGGGCCGCGCGGTGGCGCTGGTGGACAACATCGGCACGACGCCGGCGCGGATCGTGGAGTTCTCGCTGCGGCGCGGCCGGAACGGTCTCGACGTCGCGGCCTCGGGCGCCACCACGCTGAAGCGGCCGGACGGGACCCCGTACAACGGCGGGGACTTCGACGGCGAGGGCCTGGTGATCGAACGGGGCGGGCGGACGGTGCTGGCGAGTTCGGAGAGCGAGCCGTCCATTCGGCGGTTCCGGAGGGGCGACGGCGGGCAGTCGGCGGAGCTGCCGGTCCCGGAGCGGTTCAGGGTGGCGCCCGCGGGTCAGGCGGCCCGCAACCAGACGTTCGAGTCGCTGGCCGCGTCGCCCGACGGCCGGACGCTGTACGGGGGCATGGAGGGCTCGCTGGCCCCGGATGGGCCGGGCGCGGTGCGCATCCTGAGCTACCGGGGCCGTCCGGGCGGGGCCTACGAGCCCGCCGCGCAGTACGCCTACCGCACCGACGCGTCGCTCGGGCTGGTGGAGCTGGTCGCGTTGGGCGACGGGGGCCTGTTGGCGTTGGAGCGGGGGTTCACGGCGGGCGTCGGCAACACCGTGCGCGTCTACCGGGCGTCCACCCGGGGCGCCCGGGACGTCACGGACGTCGGGTCCCTGCGGGACGAGCCCGGTGCCGCGCTGCGCAAGGAGCCGGTGGTCGACCTGGTCGACTGCCCGCCGTCCGGTGCGACGGCGCGGCAGCCCCAGCCCAATCCGCTGCTCGACAACGTCGAGGGCATGGCGCTCGGCGGGCCCGCGTCCGGCGGTCGACGGGTCCTCTACCTGGTGTCGGACGA